AGGCTGTTATGAATATGGGTTCGATGGCAACAAACGGCGACTGGCGGATCCGCGGGGTCCGAATCATCGCCGGGGACCGGATCGTTGACGGCAGCGTGACCGTCAAGGACGGCAAAATTGCCGAAATCGCGGAGGCCGGAAGCGAATCGGCATTCGAAGGAACGGCGATCGACGGCGGCGGCGGGTGGCTGCTGCCCGGTTTTATCGATATGCATGTACACGGCGGCGGCGGCGCCGATTTTATGGACGCCAGCCGCGAGGCGTACGAAACGATCACCCGTTTCCACGCCTCCAAAGGAACGACGCGCATGCTGGCGACGACGGTCACCGCGCCGCCGGAAGCGATTGAAGCGGTGCTTGCGGCAGCCGGCGGCTATCGACAGGGCGAGATGCCGTACGCCGCGCTCGAAGGCGTCCATCTGGAAGGGCCGTTTATTAGCGAGCTTTGGCCCGGCGCGCAAAATCCGGCGTTTATCGCGCCGCCCCGTCCGGACTGGGTCGAAGCATGGACGGAGCGGCATCCGGGGCTGATCCGGCAGCTGACGCTCGCGCCGGAGAAAGCCGGGGCGACCGGGCTGATCCGTCGGCTGGCGCAGCAAGGCGTCGTCGTGTCGTGCGGTCATACCGACGCGAAATACGACGAGATTTTAGCTGCCGCGGACGCGGGATTGTCGCAGGCGGTACATACGTACAACGCGATGCGCGGCCTCCACCACCGCGAGCCGGGAACGCTTGGCGCCGTGCTGACCGATCCGCGCCTCTACGCCGAGCTGATTGCGGACGGCCACC
This genomic window from Paenibacillus humicola contains:
- the nagA gene encoding N-acetylglucosamine-6-phosphate deacetylase, with product MATNGDWRIRGVRIIAGDRIVDGSVTVKDGKIAEIAEAGSESAFEGTAIDGGGGWLLPGFIDMHVHGGGGADFMDASREAYETITRFHASKGTTRMLATTVTAPPEAIEAVLAAAGGYRQGEMPYAALEGVHLEGPFISELWPGAQNPAFIAPPRPDWVEAWTERHPGLIRQLTLAPEKAGATGLIRRLAQQGVVVSCGHTDAKYDEILAAADAGLSQAVHTYNAMRGLHHREPGTLGAVLTDPRLYAELIADGHHVHPAAIRLVVLSKPADKVVLITDAIAAAGLGDGDYRLGGLAVDVRQGVARLREGGSLAGSTLTMIDAVRFMLAHSGLPLPAISRMASANPAKQLGLGPITGSIETGKLADLVLADSGLNAVRSTWVAGRNVFAAE